The proteins below are encoded in one region of Sphingobacterium sp. R2:
- a CDS encoding 7TM diverse intracellular signaling domain-containing protein yields the protein MRCWLNLIFLFICTYSSPCFGEVIIEHPTQRLLIGYGLERYEGNGQPNFADTSGSSFQSLGSKVPNLGTSSSDIWLRLPMINKGKDKLELLLEISYPLLDEVELFIPSSDGSYKSIKLGEHRPFSARKYKVPNYAFDIQLTGNKKTIFFIRVKSTEQIILPIYLSNERSFLKEMNDDSLLSGIYIGIVCIMAIYNLFLFFSVRERGYLYYVLYVLCAGITQMGIKGYSFQYLWPNWTYFATKGPIIFGCLSGLCALLFADSFLQLSKNAPRSRRVITFFIVLFAIGVILTLLNLTQLAFTVMQLTTGAGSLFVLYLSYGVMIRGYKPAKYFVYGWTVLLLGSVVFLLKDYGILQYNDFTSNAVQIASVVEMALLSFGLAYSINILKEEKEASQVRELAISLENERLIREQNIVLEQKVDERTRELTQSNESLQTTLTHLKETQSQLVEAEKMASLGQLTAGVAHEINNPINFVTSNVAPLKRDIKMIWETLEEVERIAFKEGISDTEKQIQIKKFKDDLDIDYLKTEVDFLLKGMHDGAHRTAEIVKSLRIFSRVDEDTLKFADLNEGLESTMVILNSLLNNTIEVDKIYGNMPKVECHAGKLNQVFLNIVTNAIYAVNKKFNHEIGGKIYIETGVYSDDSSVFIKIADNGIGIPKEIHERIFEPFFTTKDVGEGTGLGMSIAYNTIAKHHGRIVLDSKVGQGTSFTLIIPIQQND from the coding sequence ATGAGATGCTGGCTTAATCTAATTTTCCTATTTATCTGTACATATAGTTCGCCTTGTTTTGGAGAGGTAATTATAGAACACCCAACGCAGCGTTTATTGATCGGATATGGCCTAGAACGCTACGAAGGCAATGGACAGCCTAATTTTGCAGACACTTCGGGTTCATCCTTCCAATCTTTGGGCAGCAAAGTCCCCAATTTAGGTACATCATCGTCTGATATTTGGCTCCGGTTGCCGATGATAAATAAGGGCAAAGATAAACTTGAGCTCCTTCTCGAGATCTCCTATCCTCTTCTTGACGAGGTCGAATTATTTATACCATCATCAGATGGGAGTTATAAATCGATCAAGCTGGGAGAGCATCGCCCTTTTTCGGCTAGAAAATATAAGGTACCCAATTACGCATTTGACATTCAATTAACAGGGAATAAGAAAACCATATTTTTTATTCGAGTTAAGAGTACCGAACAGATTATTCTACCAATCTATTTAAGTAACGAACGAAGTTTCTTAAAAGAAATGAATGATGATAGCTTATTAAGCGGTATTTATATCGGAATCGTCTGCATCATGGCAATATATAATTTATTTTTATTTTTCTCTGTTCGGGAGAGGGGCTATCTATATTATGTACTATATGTTCTCTGTGCAGGAATAACACAAATGGGAATTAAAGGTTACAGTTTTCAATATTTATGGCCAAATTGGACATATTTCGCAACAAAAGGGCCGATTATTTTTGGATGTCTATCAGGATTATGTGCCTTACTTTTTGCAGATTCATTCCTCCAATTATCGAAAAATGCTCCTAGATCACGGCGTGTGATCACTTTTTTTATTGTCCTCTTTGCCATTGGTGTAATTCTTACGCTATTAAACCTTACACAACTGGCATTTACAGTGATGCAATTAACAACTGGAGCAGGGTCTTTATTCGTCCTTTACTTATCCTATGGTGTGATGATAAGAGGCTATAAGCCCGCTAAATATTTTGTTTATGGTTGGACGGTTTTATTGTTGGGTTCAGTAGTATTCTTACTAAAGGACTATGGCATCCTACAGTACAACGATTTTACAAGCAATGCGGTACAAATTGCTTCCGTTGTTGAAATGGCTCTATTATCATTCGGTCTCGCTTATAGTATCAATATCTTAAAAGAAGAGAAAGAAGCGTCACAAGTCAGGGAATTAGCGATTTCATTAGAAAACGAAAGATTAATACGTGAGCAAAACATAGTGTTGGAACAAAAAGTGGATGAGCGAACACGTGAATTGACACAATCTAACGAGTCTCTACAGACCACGCTTACGCACCTAAAGGAAACACAATCTCAGCTTGTTGAGGCTGAAAAGATGGCGTCCCTTGGTCAGTTGACAGCCGGTGTTGCCCATGAAATCAATAACCCTATCAATTTTGTCACATCGAACGTTGCCCCATTAAAACGTGACATAAAGATGATCTGGGAAACACTGGAGGAAGTGGAACGTATTGCCTTTAAAGAGGGTATATCGGATACGGAAAAACAAATTCAGATCAAAAAATTTAAAGACGATCTAGATATTGATTATTTAAAAACAGAGGTAGATTTTTTATTAAAAGGTATGCACGATGGAGCTCACCGTACCGCGGAAATAGTCAAAAGTTTACGGATTTTTTCACGTGTGGATGAGGATACATTAAAATTTGCCGATCTGAATGAGGGACTTGAATCAACGATGGTTATTCTCAATAGTCTATTGAATAACACAATAGAGGTTGATAAGATCTATGGAAATATGCCAAAAGTAGAATGTCATGCAGGTAAACTTAATCAAGTATTTCTGAATATTGTTACAAATGCTATTTATGCTGTAAATAAAAAATTCAACCACGAAATCGGTGGAAAAATATATATTGAGACCGGAGTTTATAGCGATGATTCTTCAGTTTTTATTAAAATCGCCGATAATGGTATTGGTATTCCAAAAGAAATTCATGAACGCATTTTTGAACCATTTTTTACAACGAAAGACGTCGGCGAGGGGACTGGTCTGGGAATGTCCATTGCCTACAATACTATTGCAAAACATCATGGTCGGATTGTTTTAGATTCAAAAGTGGGGCAGGGTACAAGTTTTACACTAATCATTCCAATTCAGCAGAATGATTAG